The genome window ttgaattcaCATCTAATTTGGTATTTATGACAGTTTTATTGCGCTTTTCTTGGCATAAATAGGCTTCTGTAGATTTTCCCCTTCACTTCAATAGTCATCAAATGGACATTAGATGTCATCACTGAGAAAATTAAAGAACAACATGCTTTGAAAATCTGATATTTGAATATTGGACAGTTAAAATcttttatacagtttttaaaaagcagctgagATTTCATACAGATGCCACTTTGGGAAATTGTGAtgaacattttgatatttttttaagatCAATGCAGAATGATCAATAAAAGTTATTTTGGAAATGGATTGTGCAGCTATGTGAATGTTTtgatttacatacatttattttaatggaaaaacTAATTAGAACTGGtgaatgacacattttatgttaaaatcACAAATGGGTCAAAACTCTATATTACTCTTCGAAATGGGTCCAAAGATATTTCTGATGTAACAACACACGGGTCCGATCCATTTCGGATTTTTCTTCCACACTGAAACAAGAAACGAATTATTACAGGAAGCACTCGATATTTTTCATGTTGTGACGATAAAAGGGTCAAAACACCATATTTTTCTGTTACAACGGTAAATTTCAAGGATTTGATCTAGAACAATAGAAATGTCAgagtagtttattttctgtcagcaGACTAATTACTGCTGCCCTCTTATAACCactattaaactgttttaactAGTGACATGCTCTAACACACATTCAGTTatgtttggggaaaaaagaacTTAAGTGCTTGGAAACTTGGATTTGACCTTTTTCGTCAGGATGTTTCAGAAACCACCTGTTGTGAAACATCCTTTTAAAGTTCCTTCACATTCAGGATAAAAATCCATTTTCTGGCCTCTAAAAAGTAGTCGGTATTCATAAAAATCTTTCTTTATAATAAGAAATGCATTCTgagaacatacaaacattttactgCCTAAATTAGACTTTTAAGTCAAAAACATTGATGTCAGATTATGGGAAGCTATTTGTATTTAGTCAAATCCAATGTTGACTTGGGTTAGGGATTTTCAATCGTTTTACAGCTGTCAATCTTCTTCCATGCTGTGTAAACATGAACACAGCtaaacaggcttttattttaaaattgtgcaTATAGCATTAATACATACATCATTATACACTAAACAGAAAGTTGCAGATTAGACTATGAAACATTTTAGGGATGAAGATTCTTACATtagtaattcaattcaattcaattcaattttatttgtagagcgctttttacaatttacattgtcacaaagcagctttacacaaccaaagaacagtacatgaacagtgaatgtgtatgagtcataataatgtgattgtccctgatgagcaagccgagggcgacggtggcaagaaaaactccctgagaaggcaacaggaagaaaccttgagaggaaccagactcaacagggaacccatcctcatatgggtgattacatgctgtgtaggcagcagtccagtataacagttaaagtctttaaGGTAATGTGGAGTATGATGAGATTAGAAATCAAAAGCCCAGTTGTGGaacattaagtaaaaaaaaatatttatgtcaATATCTCCGTTGGTAATCAGTCAAAATGTTGaattatgtaattatattttgttatttatcttcgatattagttttattattcccgctttttaatatttttcttctcttggcATAAATGGGTTTCCATACTTTTAGCCCGTTTGATTACAACAGCATCTAGTGGACATTAGAGAAACTGCAGCTGCATCATCCCTCGGTGACTCTGATTCTTCACTTtagacaaaacatttgaaaaaatatgaatttatatgAAGATGTCTGCTTTTCTTCAGCGGCAGTTAGTTAAATGCTGCAGAAACTCAGTCTGACAAAATGATTTGTAGCACTGTGCTCCAGACTCAGTGCGGCGTCCCCAGCTGGTTAAATATGGAACTACAGGATCATTcaaaaaacgtttttttaaaactcaaactaaatgaAGCCAGAATGAAGAGTTTAATGAATtcagtatttaagtatttaaagaTTAATCTGAAGCAAATTATCTTAAGAAATCATCCACCTGATTAAAATGGTTTAAACCTAACAAGGTTGCATATAAAAaatctgtatacagttatattttgtaaggtcttaaaccttaaaccctgtaaagtgccttgtgatgacttctgttgtgatttggtgctttacaATCCAGCAGAACTCCTCTGGTACAAGTCAAACTCCTGCATTAAAAACATGACTCAAGTAAAAGTATACTTAATGTGACCACATGTAAAAGTACCTCATTTGCCAGAAGGGTATTTTTAAGATAATACCTGAGTATCAttgaattataataaatgatgaatTCATGTGATTATCTCTTTAATGCTGCAGTTGGTGGATGATAATTCATCACCTTTACGCAGttttcactcactcactaacGTTTTTACTACAGTAGAAAGTcacacaaaatggaaatactaCAGCACTCAATCTCAAAATTGTACTAGgcacagtacttgagtaaatgtattttattttcacatcttATCTTTATTTACTAATCTCGATGTGTACAGTAACTGGTCATAGTGAAAATCCTGTTACTGTGACAGTATTTAAGTAACACTGAGCTGCTGTAcgttttatttctattattagaaACCAACAAAGAAAGCTGACGTGTAGTAGACACGAAGACAGGTGGTAAACAAACGTCACAGTAGTTAGAATCATTcaagttcatattttatttaacataaatcATATTGCAGTCAATGTGAACAGCTGGGGTTTCAATATACACAATAGAGTCGTAACATTTAAGCCCCTCCCCTCtgtgaacccccccccccccccatgaaAACAAATGCCCCCCCAACCCCATCCACCCCCCACTCCTTTAAACTAACACACCGATACCAAACTGCCCCGCCCTCCTTGCACATCACACCGCCTCCTGGACGCTGAGATTTAGCAGCAAACTCCAAACTAActcatttcagtgtttatgttgCTACAACAGAGAAATCTGCAGGTAACTTCAGGTTAGAAGTTACTTTTAGAAACTTTAAGAGGCTTTATAGTGAACACCAGCAAGCCCCTCCCTCTAGAGGGAACACCTCCACCTGTGTGAAGTTATGTGCCCAGGATGAAAACTTATCCAGCTGAAAACGAGCACGTCTTGCTTTTTACACGTAAGGCGCAACTAACTCGGCTCACTCCACGTCTGTTAGCCCCTCCCACTGCCATTCGAGGCTCCTCCCTCCCAACAGTTCCcaaaacaacatttgtgttcTTATTGTTGATAATTATTCTATGATGAAGTATTTTTAGGTAGAAGTCTGTTGCTTGTTTAAACTATTTTCTTGGTGAATATTAACCAGATGTAGCCGGACAACGAGCGCTATAGCCGCTGTCAGGTTGCCAGGGCAACTAGTGCTATAGCCAGATACACTGCAGAAATCCTGGGTCCGCATTTCTCAGTTTGGAGTTTGCTGTTGAGTGGCACAACGAAAAGGCAGCAAAAGAGGAGGGGGCGGGGCAGGGCGTGTCCTAACCACCTGTCTGATGTCAGGTGTCTTTGCCACAcgcaaaataaaaactaacaaaaaaaaaaatcatcgtgtatatcatcatcatcatcattatcatcatcagcatTGTGGCGTTCACTGCATCATCGTCTCACCACAGCAACATTTACTGACCACCCTCACCtgcctcccccctcctccctcagtCCCTCATCCTCCATCATCAACATCCTCCTCGTCAGCTGCCGCCTCGCTGGCGGCCGTCTTTTCAAGTCCAGTTAGGTGTGTGGTGTGTCGGCGTCCCATCCCCCATGGCGTGTAAACGGTTGAATGCTGCGTCTTGGAAGTAAAACAGGGAAAGGGAGGAGACGAAGGGagaagaagggggggggggttctttGTCGTTTCTCTAGTTTTAGAACAGAAAAGCGTCTGGTGTGGTGCTTTCTGTCGCCACAGCTCCTGCTTCTGCCGACGAGCAGGGCTGAGGAGTAAAAGGGAGAGGAAGTAGGAGGCTGAAGGGGAAGAACAGGTGAGGAGtgaagggaggggagggggaggatcATGGGACGCCAAGTTATTTAAGACACCTCTCAAAGTAGGTGGCGCCAACGTAGCCGCCCCTCAGAGAGCGATGGACGTTCTGCTCAAAGAGCCGCCGGTTCGTCTGGAGGACCTCTGCTGCTTCCTTGTTCAGCGGATCCTCAGGGTTAGGCTCCTGttggggggaggaggggaaagGGAGTGGctcattatttaaattttcaCTTAACTtcaagtgtttgttgttaaaaatcCCTATGATTTCCCAGAAATCACATTTGTTCGACTAAAAGTCCAAACCTCCAGCTCACTGCTGTTAAACTGATCATTTACACTGAAACTGAGGCTTTTTAACCACTTTTCAAACATTTGCTCATTTCAGCAACAAAATTATAGaaatatttgctgcttttttgtCCAAAAATGAAAATCTCTCCAATGCCACCCACTGTTACTTAGCTTAAACAAATGTAAGAACAGAAAGAGCCTGATGTGCTTCCACAcgatatttacatatttgtatcTGTAGATAATACAAGTACGTAATTGTCAGTAGTGGTCTCCAATATCCAAAatcagtcagtgtgtgaaaCTCACTAGAAATAGATACTGTAGACCGTAGATGATGGAGTTTATTGTCAACACTGGTTTCCAGTCCTCTCTGTGGAGCAGTAGAGGGAACTGTTAAAATTACACAGCACACCACAGACGCAGTCAAGTTACTGCAGTGATACACAAACCTTAAAATATTTAGGCAGACGTTTCCTTCCAGGTCGATGTTGGGGTGATACACCATCGTCTCACACTTTACTTTAGGGGGGTCGTGGGGGTAACCCTGTCctacctgaaacacacaagttGTACCAGTTAAGGAAGTGAACGGCTATCTCCAACACAAACGTGCACATAAAACACTCAATGAAGACAAACCTCAGCGGcagacacactgtaaaatatttcctgttgaggttgtaattgtaaaatgtccagaataaatcaataatatCTCATCTCATACATcaacaaactgtttttgttacatGAAACGTTTTTTCctgatgtaaatgtactgaaatTAAATGTGCACGTGAACAGTTCCAACaaccattttattattattttattgtgattaaCTTGAAAACTGAGAAATATCAGGTGAaccagacacaaaaagagacagGACAGGTGACAGGTGTTTCTCACCTTAAAGCTAAAGACAAACTTTCCTCCTTTGTAAAAACCCTGcgagagaaacacaaacagatgttaCATCGTCTACAAGCACATTTCTGTCAGCTGAACATGATGGTTCTCAACGTACTGTCACTCTAACCTCAAAGAAAAGCGTAGTTACATATCCGTACCTGGCTGCAGTGATGCGCAGGTGCACTTCTGACATCAATTAATGTGTTGGTTATAATAGTTTTCTATGCTAACTGCCTTGTAAACATGGTAACTACGAGGTGAAAGATGTAGCCCAAAAATTATGTCACAATATTTcaagaaaaacattatgttcatgaagaaaaaaaaaacattatcagtgATTATGGCATTTGttagtgcaaacaaaataaagggTATATTCCATCATTCTTCCATGCTTGACTGCATTTACgtgcacttaagtaaccaggttactcaaGAGCAGCTTTCTCCAGTAGTTGGTAaacctgttgtttgtgtttcttaacTGGACCTCAACCTGACATCTAACACTAACAGTGGGTGTTAGTTGCTATACCTGGGTGGGTCCGGACAGGCTGACCAAAGTCTCAATCCAAGACACTAAACATATTTGAGGAACAAAATTCCTGCAGGAAACCGATATTTCCAGTACATTACAATGATATGATTTCCAGATTtccagcaaaaacacacacgcacacacacacgcacacacacacacacgcacacgcacgcgcacgcacacgcacgcgcacacgcacacgcacgcacacacgcacacgcacacgcacacgcacacacacacacacacacacacacacacacacacgcacacacacacgcacacacacacgcacacacacacgcacacacacacctcgtcTGGCGAGATGATGAGTCTGAAGTTGAGCAGGTCATCGTCATCAGGGAAGTTGATCTCACACGTCTTTGGCAGGTTCAACTCATTGatgtctgaaacacaaacagaaagacaataaCTCACACACAACATCAGATGTAACTGTGATTGgagattttattatattattattgttgtttcatTATAATTTAGAATAAGGATGCACCAAAACCATAGTCTGCTCTCATATACTTGTGCTCGTCAATGCAAATACACTGATAACAAATTAACCGTTACTACTTCAAGTACATGAGGAAAAAGGTCATTTGTTTGGGGAAATGTTACCATatatgacaaagacaaaagtaaAGTCAGCTGCAAACTCTGCCTCCCTGCTCTCTATGTCTGAGAggtgggagagggagggagttGTACAGAATCTGTAATGGAAAAATTATGAGTGACTTCTCTAATGCCCGGTGAACAAGCAGAACAAGCAGAAACTTGCAAAAATGCAAGTTTCACTCTTCCAGTTATCCACTCACCTGGTCCCACTTACCCCACTAAACCCATAGAGTGCTGGTGACTGTTTAATATAAGagagaaacactttttttaaatgaaaaattttAAAATGCCGACACAGTGTTGTGTAGTGCTGAGATTCAGTCAGTTTACAGTACTTAGCAGCTGTGATTGCTAATGAATATTATTTCCCGTTATTAAGTTATCAAGTTATCATGTTTACATCATTCTTAGTATATTGTAGTTAATCCAAGAACACAACCATACATTTATTGTGTTCTGAGTAGCATTAATGCCCTTTAATGATCACTGCTGATAATCTTCAAGATCAAGACTCTTAATACGTCAGGGGGGAATAAGTGTGAGAGGCTCTGAGTGGAGCTGCACAGATTTCTCAACATGTTGAGGAAGGAGTGGATATTTACCAGTACGATCCTGTTTTTGTGGAAATATTTATGTAGTTTATCGTTCTGTACATACCTTTTTGTGGAgaagaaaagtggaaaatgaaTAGTTTTGCCTTGACTTGTATTGAAAGTAACTTAAGTAAGTAAAGGTAAAGGACTTTTATGGTTATTCAACTTTTAATGGTAGAAATACAGTAGTATGTGATTATTATGTCCTCATACCAGTGATTGGTATTGACAAGTACTGGTATCAGTAGATCCTTATTCTTTGGCAGCTTTAGACTTCAATACTTTCACTCATTTGCTTTCACATATTTATTACCCGACAGTGTTCGTTTTAAACACTACCTGTCATATCTCAGTACAGGTGTGTGCTTTATCCTTTTGTGGTAGGTTGGTCAGTATCTGGGCTTCTAAACCTGTGAACTTGTTAAGACTGAaaatcttttctgttttattaaccAGTGTTATGTTggtgaaaggaaagaaaaccgTTTGCTGACACTAGAAACTAGCTGCTTACCTGCCAACCAAACTGTTTCTAACCGCAGTTACATTTCAACAGGTAAACAGAACAAGTTTCTAATCTTTTAGACAATTTACCTGAGAGCTGACACAGCAACTTAGCTAGTTAAAAGCTACCTAATATTAGCTGGAAATTATCCTCAGAAACCTAGTGTTAAATGGAGAATGTTAGAATGGGAGTAGTTGGTAGTCAAATGTTAAAGATTAGGCGTTGTTTACTGATGGATGTAAGCTAACATCGTAGCCTAAACGATTAGATAGGGGCTAGCTTGTGACTGTGTGCGTTTTGTTTTCAAATATAGCACAAGCTAGCCGCCGTGCTAAGTTCAGGCTAAGTTAGCATGCTAGCTGTTAGCCTCCGTGACTTCTCCTAATAGTTGTGATAATATTCCGCTTTCAGCCTCTGTGTTCACCTATCGTGTATACCGAGGGGGCGCCGTCACTCTGTGGACTACTGGTATTCAGTCACCCAGCTAGTCAGCCAGCTAACCGGGTGGTGGTGTTGGCAACTAACCTACCTTTCTGTATTCGGAGCTGGGCCGCACTGGCTTTTTTACCCCCGGCTCCTGTTCTGTTTCCTCCAGCAGATTCCTCgtctttcttctgctgcttcagtgAAAAGAGCTTAATCATCTTCAATCGTTTGATAACTGGATGCCTGTACTTTGTGTCCCTGCGGTATGAGCCGTGTCTGTATATGGATTTTAGGAGAGTCAGGTCAGATCCGAACAGCACCGTAGTAGAGATGGAGCCGGTGCGTCTCAACTAATTACACTGAGCAGAGATGCTAAGTACCGAGCTAGCCTAGCCTGTTAGCTAGCAGGAGAGGCcggggagggggagggagtTAAGACTGTGTGATCACTGCTAATGACACAGTTATGGAGACTTTTTATTCGTGTCATTCTTGAAATTTCCTACTTTTCCAGTTTGACATGTGCTTCTGTAAAAGACACCaatgaaacattacattaaaactacacatgacacatgacaGGGTGTAGGGAGGAGCTCAGGGTGCGTTACTCATACAAGAAGTTAAATGAAGCTAAATGAATTTGTATGGAGGCCCATTAAATAAAGGATAAAGGATAAATAAAGCATAAATGAAAGTCCACAAGATGAAGTTTAGAGATTTCTGTACCTGTTTGATATTTCTATACAATTTATACTTTCATTCCGTTTTAATTAGAAGCAATAGTTCAATTTTCAATTGCTATGTCATAATTTGGGCTTAAATCTTAATGGTGCTTTAAAATTTGATAATTTTGAGTTTGCTTGAATATTTgagttcattttcatttagattCATTTATCTAATTTAGAGATAACATGGGTATTCTTGTTTGCTCCTGTAATTTGTACACTAGTGTATTAGTGCTTCCAtcacaaagtaacaaaatacATATGTTGATACTTTTTTCACACTAGAATAACTGATTTTTCATGGTATGATAAAATACTTTTCATGTTGGTTCCAGcgtcatcttttatgctgtggtctgctgggacggcaacatgaaggtggcagacactaacagactaatTGATCCAGAGgtctggctctgttctgggggtggagctggaccctctacatgttgtagctgagaggaggatgctgtccaaactcctctcagtcctgaACAATctctcccacccactgcacagtgtgctggctggacacAGGAGcaagactgatcaacatcaagtgctccacgaagaaccacaggagatcctttcttcatctgttcctatttctgttgtcattttacCCTGGACTATCATTATTGAGGTATTTTCATCAATctcatattctgtatatatattgagatTTCTGTATCGATGTTACGGTAtttgtgttgaggtggatcttttctggttgtggttcattttctttctatCTGAGTTGAGAGAAACTTTAACcaggcaaaacaaacaaacctctgggattaatacagTTTTCTGAATTttgaattgaatcttgaatgttATAATGTGACTCACACAATCTCACATTTCTACTAGATATGTATGCTAAAACAAGAATAGATCAGGTGAGCCaatatttttgtcaaagtaataacaaaacataCGTGCTGACGTGACTtgtattcatgtattttacatctatttatttatctatttatgttttttgctctccctgtgtctctaaggaaaaaaacagagcacAACATCTGTAGTCACATGATGTAATCAATGTTGGGGGTTAAAGGTGCCACATGAGACTAACAAAGACTACAAAGATCTTGTTCATggtataataaaatattttttgtgtcaAAACTTGTTATGTCATCtatattttaactttataaTAACATATTATTCACGTTCCACCAAAATCCTTGTTCCGTGATAATAATCATTTTCATGTGATACTAAGAGTCTGTTTACgctatataaaatgtttttcactttctgattagattttttattttataaaatgatgGGGAAATGAATTTtacagtgcagtgaaaactACACACCCCAAAATGCACTTCTGTACCTGACGCTTGGTGACGTAAGCACGTAGAGGCGGGGCTGTATATTGTCACTGCCCGTATTTTATTTactacagttatttatttatttgattttttcttcctctggGCTAAACACCGTGCGCGATCTCTGTAGTCACCTGAGTGATGTAATCAATGTGGGGGGTTAAACGGGCCACAGGAGGCCAGCTGATTCGCAGCACTGAACCGAATCACGCACAGCCCCGCAGCCAGCAGCCACACAATAGACACGGAGAACAATAGCCGCGCGTCCCCGTGTCCACATTATCTGGTGCGTGTTAATGCGGTGATCTGCGGGACCTGATTCCTGCAGAGGGTTTCCCATGAGCGTGGATTTAAAGCTCGTCTCTTCAGGTAGATGAGGTGTTTtgaagccccccccccccccgggaagaggaggagaggaacacGTTGTAACGTGCTGAGTGGGGAGAGAGAGCTAGACTCACactgggagggagagagagagagagagagagggggagtgAATGGGCACGACTCACTGCGCCCTTCACTTTATCGATATCGATCAGATTGGAGACATTTAGATCCATAGCGGGTCCGGGAGGTTAGCCCGGGAGCTAACCGGACCACCGGAGGTCACTAAGATGGGACGCGTGTGAAGCAGCCCGGAGCTCCCAGCAGCCTGGCGGAGAAAGGAACAAGGAAGCGGACGGCTAGCTGCACTGCACACAAGCTAACGTTGGCTAACTGTTGGCTAATATTATTTCTAATGAGCGACCCAGGAGTATGCGACCTGATACGAAGAGGTGAGCACCTGTCGTTCAATGTCGTTATTGTTACTGGCCGTGTTTGGATGGAGCCACATCTGCCCGCTCGGTGGTTTTATCCACGGAGAGATAATGAAAGAGGAAGCTTACTGCAGGGGGCGAACGGACAGCTAGCTGCTAGCATGGCAGCAACCGTAACGATAGCCTCCGTTCACAGAGCTGGGTAGTGGGCCAGGGTAGTGTGTCACCTGGGACACATGGTTGTCTAATTAACAGCACAGGTAACGTTTATACACGTTTCCAGGtgtcttttgtttgcttgttctaACTAAATGTAGGTTAATGTGACGCGCTAGCTGTTAGCCGTTAGCACCTATCTCCAAGTGGTGCCAGATGCGCATCTTCATTATTCTGCAGGTCTTAAAAAgtctttaaacatttcatttaaatccTTCAAGAAATGGTCTTAGGAGGGGTTAAAGTCTGAAATAAAGCTTCAACAAGTGATGTATTTGCTGGTATATCCATGGACTGAAAATGAATCAGCAACTATTTTGATACCTGAAGAATTGTTGTAGTTTTTCAAGCTCAAGTGTCAAATATCAGATGATTTCAGCTTCTCAAAGGTGATTTTCTGTGATATAAATGGTGCTAAACTGAGTTTCTGTGGGTTCTGGACTGTATGTTTGACATTATGTCAATGTAAACATCGCAGTACTGACGGTTTAAATGAAATAGATGGTATATTGTCATGATCAGTTAATCTAGATTAATTTTCCTTATAAAAACTGAGTTTCTCATGACATAAAAcggagaaaagcagcagaaataaaataggtttgtattgttgttaatgttttgtttgataGAATATGGGCTATTAAAATAACAATCATCAACCATCCCAAAATGTAGAATTTACTTTGAcacaagaagcagaaaaagagcAAGAGATGAGCATAAAGACAAGATGAGCTGATTTAAACTCAATATTCACCCCTAGTGTCAAGTGAGGATCAGTTTTACTCAATCAATTCatctattattttctattattgaTCTATAATTTATGGTCTATAAATGTTCCCTAAAGGCGACGTCTGTCAGATTAGCTGTTTTTgatcagatttctttttggtgtttttaaaacatttaaaaactcttcTAGAGCTGAAATATGTAGAAtgttttttctaattatttcttATTGTGTAATGAAATAATTTGCTCTTTATTTCATTACACAGTAAGAGAATGTCTTTGGCCAAACTATCACAAACAGACTTCACGAGGGTGGCCTGAGGGTCCGACGTCCTCTACAGACTACTATGGAGGTACCTTATCTGGGATCATCCAAACTGATAAAGTAATACTGATAAATCTGCTGGGGTAATAGAgcatatataaaaatgtatcttaaaAGGATGCAAAATATCAGTCATACCCTGAGCTTCAACTGATTGTTTTGACGGTTAATTAATGTGTTGGATTTAAAATTTTatctaaagaaaaataataattttagcTGAAATCTCTGGTTGTAGTTGCTGGAATCAGaaatttttgtaatttaatggTTGAAAATTATTTGAATcgataaagataaataaatgtcagCTGTTATTAAGTATCAACTGTATCCTAGGCATCA of Anabas testudineus chromosome 8, fAnaTes1.2, whole genome shotgun sequence contains these proteins:
- the ube2m gene encoding NEDD8-conjugating enzyme Ubc12, whose translation is MIKLFSLKQQKKDEESAGGNRTGAGGKKASAAQLRIQKDINELNLPKTCEINFPDDDDLLNFRLIISPDEGFYKGGKFVFSFKVGQGYPHDPPKVKCETMVYHPNIDLEGNVCLNILREDWKPVLTINSIIYGLQYLFLEPNPEDPLNKEAAEVLQTNRRLFEQNVHRSLRGGYVGATYFERCLK